Proteins from one candidate division KSB1 bacterium genomic window:
- a CDS encoding Gfo/Idh/MocA family oxidoreductase, whose product MKVKTAIVGLGKVAHLHAKGLVNAEHSEFTAVCSRSINKAQEFAAQYGVQPYDDLEQMIHETDIQVLVICTPHPFHADPVLTAAQHGVHSLIEKPMAASLQDCDAMLESAEKHNVTLGVVSQRRFYEPVQRMRKAIDKGKIGIPVLGNVIMYGWRDRDYYDSDAWRGTWDLEGGGVLVNQAPHQLDLFQWFMGDIDQVFGVWKNLNHPYIQVEDTAVAVVSFKNNAVGNIVVTNSQKPGLYGKVHVNGNNGAMIGAQTEGGAMFIAGTSDIQEPPLNDIWTISGEEQQLTNISEAGY is encoded by the coding sequence ATGAAAGTCAAAACTGCAATTGTGGGGCTGGGAAAAGTCGCCCATCTGCACGCCAAAGGCCTGGTAAACGCCGAACACTCTGAATTCACCGCCGTATGCAGCCGGAGCATAAACAAAGCGCAGGAATTCGCTGCGCAGTATGGTGTTCAACCCTATGATGATCTGGAACAGATGATCCATGAAACGGATATTCAGGTTCTGGTTATCTGTACGCCCCACCCGTTTCATGCGGACCCGGTACTGACCGCGGCACAGCACGGTGTGCACTCGTTGATCGAAAAACCCATGGCGGCCTCGCTTCAAGACTGCGATGCCATGCTCGAAAGCGCCGAGAAACACAATGTGACGCTGGGCGTGGTCAGTCAGCGCCGGTTCTATGAGCCTGTACAGCGTATGCGCAAAGCCATTGACAAGGGCAAGATCGGCATACCGGTTCTGGGCAACGTGATCATGTATGGATGGCGCGACCGCGATTATTACGACAGCGACGCCTGGCGGGGCACCTGGGACCTTGAAGGCGGCGGCGTGCTGGTCAATCAGGCGCCGCATCAACTGGATCTGTTTCAATGGTTCATGGGCGATATCGATCAGGTATTCGGTGTTTGGAAAAACTTGAATCATCCTTACATCCAGGTGGAAGATACAGCGGTCGCCGTGGTCAGCTTTAAAAATAACGCTGTCGGCAATATAGTGGTCACCAATTCGCAAAAACCGGGACTTTACGGCAAGGTGCATGTGAACGGCAACAACGGCGCCATGATCGGTGCACAAACCGAAGGCGGCGCCATGTTTATCGCCGGGACCTCGGATATCCAGGAACCGCCTTTAAATGATATCTGGACGATTTCGGGCGAAGAACAACAACTGACAAATATTTCAGAAGCAGGATACTGA
- a CDS encoding galactitol-1-phosphate 5-dehydrogenase, with protein MKALVLTGINKLEYKEVPDPKINSDEVLVKVKAVGICGSDVHGMDGSSGRRQPPVIMGHEASGIIAETGSEVQGWHTGDQVTFDSTIYKLNDWYTLKGYYNLSDNRKVLGVSCDDYKLDGALAEYVKVPAHILHRIPDGVSFPEAAMVEPLAVAAHAVELTPIELNDTVVVIGAGMIGLGIIQIVKTRGAGQIIAVDLAQDKLDIAKRAGATYTLTPEEQDIHQVIQDRTRNRGADIAFEAVGISTTVKQSIDVVRRGGRVTLVGNVTPVTEFPLQSVVTRQIRVQGSCAICGEYPAVLDMLARKQIDVNPLLSVKVPLSEGAEWFHRLYNREAGLIKVILEP; from the coding sequence ATGAAAGCACTGGTTCTCACAGGCATTAACAAACTCGAATACAAAGAGGTTCCAGACCCGAAAATCAATTCGGACGAGGTGCTGGTCAAGGTTAAAGCCGTCGGAATTTGCGGCAGCGATGTCCACGGCATGGACGGCAGTTCCGGAAGGCGCCAGCCGCCGGTGATCATGGGACACGAAGCCTCGGGCATCATAGCTGAAACCGGCTCTGAGGTACAGGGATGGCATACCGGAGATCAGGTCACGTTTGACTCGACCATTTACAAACTGAACGATTGGTACACGCTCAAAGGCTACTATAATCTGAGCGATAATCGCAAAGTACTCGGTGTATCCTGCGATGATTATAAACTGGACGGCGCCCTGGCGGAATACGTCAAGGTACCCGCTCATATCCTTCACCGCATCCCGGATGGCGTGTCATTTCCGGAGGCCGCCATGGTCGAACCCCTGGCGGTGGCAGCGCACGCGGTCGAATTGACACCAATTGAACTGAACGACACCGTCGTGGTGATCGGCGCCGGCATGATTGGTCTGGGCATTATTCAAATTGTCAAGACCAGGGGCGCCGGACAGATCATCGCGGTTGACCTTGCCCAGGATAAACTCGATATTGCAAAACGCGCCGGGGCCACATACACCCTCACGCCTGAAGAACAGGACATTCATCAGGTTATTCAAGACCGGACTCGTAACCGCGGGGCGGATATCGCCTTTGAAGCCGTGGGTATTTCAACAACGGTCAAGCAATCTATTGATGTTGTCAGACGCGGCGGCCGGGTCACCCTGGTTGGCAATGTCACACCTGTAACCGAATTCCCGTTACAGTCCGTGGTCACCCGGCAAATCCGGGTGCAGGGAAGCTGTGCCATTTGCGGAGAATACCCGGCCGTACTGGATATGCTGGCACGCAAACAGATCGATGTCAATCCCCTGCTCAGCGTCAAAGTACCACTGTCAGAAGGTGCAGAATGGTTTCACAGACTTTATAACCGGGAAGCGGGACTGATCAAAGTCATTCTGGAGCCGTAA
- a CDS encoding endo-1,4-beta-xylanase: MFLIKHRMLLVLFVFPVVTLFAAEPWTGLEQARERINKIRKAELGVRVFDADGNPLPDANVTVSMQKHAFPFGCAISATNAFTPEGPDPDMQTYLEIFQENFNEAIIENGMKWTGMNNHDGSVNTLTRMKTWQCISWLERNDIPLRGTNVLWPSWQWSPKYLHDLRLQPEILKREIDRHVDEALNMYRGHLIDWDFVNEPVHHRDFINIFGRDIMIDWYKRAHELNPKTNMYVNQWAVLNDVYHNGFKKWIRYLLAHPETSLDGIGIQGHMTVEQCTDSTTLAAVWSKLNEYAEFGLPIKITEYDVEGFRGEDLQAEALKNALTLFFSHPAVQGFTIWGFWDGRHWRNMPQFSFAGVNEKAGFWRQDWSEKPAAKTWQRLIFDEWWTQVSGQTDEDNGTFRTRGFLGDYQIMVVYNNNMQTTSLSLSHDGARVRVEFP, encoded by the coding sequence ATGTTTCTGATAAAACACCGCATGCTTTTAGTGCTGTTTGTTTTTCCTGTTGTCACTTTATTTGCCGCCGAACCCTGGACCGGTCTGGAACAGGCGCGTGAAAGAATCAACAAAATCCGTAAAGCCGAACTGGGGGTCAGGGTCTTTGATGCTGACGGCAACCCTCTCCCGGATGCAAACGTGACCGTCAGCATGCAAAAGCACGCCTTTCCGTTTGGCTGCGCCATAAGCGCTACAAATGCATTTACTCCCGAGGGACCCGATCCGGACATGCAAACTTATCTCGAAATATTTCAGGAAAATTTCAATGAAGCGATCATTGAAAACGGCATGAAATGGACCGGGATGAATAATCATGACGGCTCGGTGAATACACTCACACGTATGAAAACCTGGCAGTGTATTTCGTGGCTGGAGCGCAACGACATCCCTCTGCGAGGCACCAATGTGTTATGGCCCAGCTGGCAATGGTCTCCCAAATATCTGCACGACCTGCGGCTGCAGCCGGAAATATTGAAACGGGAAATCGACCGGCACGTGGATGAGGCACTGAATATGTACCGGGGACATTTGATAGACTGGGATTTTGTCAATGAACCGGTGCATCACCGGGATTTTATCAATATATTCGGACGTGACATTATGATCGACTGGTACAAACGAGCCCATGAACTAAATCCGAAGACGAACATGTATGTGAATCAATGGGCCGTGCTGAACGACGTGTATCATAACGGCTTTAAAAAGTGGATCCGCTATCTCCTGGCCCACCCGGAGACGTCTCTGGACGGTATCGGCATTCAGGGACACATGACAGTGGAGCAGTGCACCGATTCCACTACACTTGCCGCGGTCTGGTCAAAGCTTAACGAATATGCCGAATTCGGTCTGCCAATCAAGATCACAGAATACGACGTGGAAGGATTCAGAGGCGAGGACCTTCAGGCAGAGGCGCTGAAAAATGCTCTTACTCTGTTTTTCAGTCACCCTGCTGTACAAGGATTTACCATCTGGGGATTCTGGGACGGTCGTCACTGGCGCAATATGCCGCAATTTTCATTCGCCGGTGTAAATGAAAAAGCAGGGTTCTGGCGCCAGGATTGGAGCGAAAAACCGGCGGCCAAAACATGGCAGCGCCTGATTTTTGATGAATGGTGGACGCAGGTATCCGGCCAGACCGATGAGGATAACGGAACATTCCGTACCCGCGGATTTCTCGGTGATTATCAGATCATGGTCGTTTATAATAACAACATGCAAACAACCTCTTTATCACTTTCGCATGATGGAGCCCGGGTGCGGGTGGAATTTCCGTAA
- a CDS encoding endo-1,4-beta-xylanase, with translation MHHLKVFSIFLILFIITALYADPWQGLEHAKKQIETIRKADLTVQVIDREGNPVKGAEVNVTMQEHAFPFGSAIAATMAFTPDGPNPEMWTYLEKFKQNFNSAVMENAMKWYGMTHNDGSPDTVSRAKMWQCAYWLEENGIELRGHNGLWPSWRFSPDFIHDLRLQPEALRAEVNKRIDETVNMFKGRLTDWDLINEPAHHRDIINIFGEDVVIDWYARAHQLDPETPMYVNQWAVFNDVYHKSFLKWVELLASSERASLDGIGIQGHSKVEFYLQPGMQNSIWQKLNTYAEFGLPIKITEFDLEGYKGEDVQAQALENALILFFSHPAVEGFTLWGFWDGKHWRNMPQHSFTGKSEQAGFWREDWTEKRAAKVWRRLIFDEWWTRESGKTSGAEAEFQTRGFLGSYEITAAHKQQSQTVTAKLTREGQTVVITLQ, from the coding sequence ATGCATCATTTAAAAGTGTTTTCTATTTTCCTGATCCTGTTTATTATAACCGCTCTTTATGCCGATCCTTGGCAGGGACTGGAGCATGCCAAAAAGCAGATCGAAACGATACGTAAAGCTGATCTTACGGTCCAGGTTATCGACCGCGAAGGGAATCCCGTAAAAGGAGCCGAGGTTAACGTAACGATGCAGGAGCATGCGTTTCCCTTTGGCAGTGCGATTGCCGCGACGATGGCTTTTACCCCTGACGGACCGAATCCCGAGATGTGGACCTATCTTGAAAAATTTAAACAAAACTTTAACAGCGCGGTCATGGAAAATGCTATGAAATGGTACGGCATGACCCATAATGACGGATCTCCGGATACCGTCTCACGGGCCAAAATGTGGCAATGCGCTTACTGGCTGGAAGAAAACGGCATCGAACTGCGCGGTCATAACGGATTATGGCCGAGCTGGAGGTTCAGTCCGGATTTTATCCATGACCTTCGCCTCCAACCTGAAGCTTTGCGCGCCGAGGTCAATAAACGCATTGACGAAACCGTGAATATGTTCAAGGGACGGCTAACCGACTGGGATTTGATCAATGAACCGGCGCATCATCGGGATATTATCAATATTTTCGGCGAAGATGTGGTCATTGACTGGTACGCCCGCGCGCACCAACTCGATCCGGAAACCCCGATGTATGTCAATCAATGGGCGGTGTTTAATGATGTGTATCATAAAAGCTTTTTAAAATGGGTTGAACTGCTGGCATCCAGCGAACGCGCTTCTCTGGACGGTATCGGGATTCAGGGACATTCCAAAGTCGAGTTTTATCTGCAACCCGGCATGCAGAACTCTATCTGGCAGAAACTCAACACCTATGCGGAATTCGGCCTACCCATCAAGATCACCGAGTTTGATCTGGAAGGGTACAAGGGAGAAGATGTGCAGGCACAGGCACTTGAGAACGCTCTCATCCTGTTTTTCAGCCATCCGGCTGTTGAAGGATTTACCCTGTGGGGATTCTGGGACGGCAAACACTGGCGCAATATGCCACAACATTCCTTTACCGGGAAGAGCGAACAGGCCGGATTCTGGCGTGAGGACTGGACGGAAAAACGGGCGGCCAAAGTCTGGCGACGTCTGATCTTTGACGAATGGTGGACCCGTGAATCCGGTAAAACAAGCGGAGCAGAGGCTGAATTTCAAACCCGCGGATTTTTAGGGTCATACGAAATAACAGCAGCGCACAAACAGCAATCCCAAACTGTCACCGCGAAATTGACCCGTGAGGGTCAAACAGTGGTGATAACACTGCAATAA